One part of the Nematostella vectensis chromosome 8, jaNemVect1.1, whole genome shotgun sequence genome encodes these proteins:
- the LOC5510507 gene encoding mitochondrial-processing peptidase subunit alpha — protein sequence MSYLCYRFASRQLFSACRASKNPLLSYVPRRWATNGQIPPLNEALPNVPPPPSGITEQVKWTRDHHETHVTTLPNGIKVASEESFGQFSTVGVVIDGGSRYEVDHPNGVTHVIEKMAFQSTAKFPSHDDIMQELEPVGGMADCTSFRDAIVYGTSSFTSGLPLAVEVLSEAVMRPQITSQEVDEQKMLVQFELENLEMRLDPEPILTDMVHAAAYRNNTLGFPKLCPPQNLPVINRETIMEFMKTYYQPDRMVIAGVNVDHEQLVELTKKHFTDKPSWHTEGASVTPPDHSIAQYTGGIITDHTAEPRVNPGPTPLPELAHVSIGLESTSYDDPDFFAFTVLNMLMGGGGSFSAGGPGKGMYSRLYLNVLNKYHWIYSATAYNHSYSDSGMFCIHASAHPTQLRDLVQVLVKEYFSLTKGLISEVELARAKKQLQSMLMMNLESRVIVFEDIGRQVLGLGERRSAGELYECIENVTMDDILRVSSRMLASKPSVAAFGNLTFLPKYEDISAAFINKGTLSAKSRFTLPFRTR from the exons ATGTCCTATTTATGTTACCGGTTCGCTTCTCGGCAGCTTTTCTCAGCATGCAGAGCCTCTAAGAATCCCCTGTTGTCGTATGTACCGCGCAGATGGGCAACAAATGGTCAGATTCCACCGTTGAATGAAGCTCTGCCAAACGTCCCTCCGCCACCTTCAGGGATCACAGAGCAAGTGAAGTGGACGCGGGATCACCACGAGACACATGTCACCACGCTGCCGAACGGCATCAAAGTCGCATCCGAGGAGTCCTTTGGGCAATTTTCAACTGTCGGAG ttGTTATTGATGGAGGGTCTAGATATGAGGTTGACCATCCAAATGGTGTTACTCATGTGATAGAGAAGATGGCATTTCAG AGCACGGCCAAGTTCCCCAGCCATGATGACATCATGCAGGAGCTGGAGCCAGTAGGTGGAATGGCAGACTGTACTTCATTCAG agaTGCCATAGTTTATGGTACATCAAGTTTTACAAGTGGTCTCCCGCTAGCCGTGGAGGTGCTGTCTGAGGCTGTGATGCGGCCACAAATTACATCACAAGAG GTTGATgaacaaaagatgttggtgcAATTTGAGCTTGAGAATCTTGAGATGCGTCTTGACCCAGAACCTATCCTAACTGACATGGTGCATGCA GCGGCGTATAGGAATAACACCCTTGGATTCCCCAAGCTCTGCCCTCCCCAGAACCTGCCAGTCATCAATAGAGAGACCATAATGGAGTTCATGAAGACGTATTACCAGCCGGACAGAATGGTTATTGCTGGCGTCAACGTGGACCATGAGCAGCTAGTTGAGTTGACCAAGAAACACTTCACAGATAAGCCATCTTGGCACACCGAGGGGGCCTCTGTGACTCCGCCCGACCACTCAATAGCTCAGTACACAGGTGGCATTATCACT GATCACACTGCAGAACCACGTGTAAACCCAGGGCCCACGCCGCTACCAGAGTTGGCGCATGTCTCTATCGGCCTGGAGAGCACCTCCTACGATGACCCAGACTTCTTCGCCTTCACTGTCCTCAACATGTtgatgggagggggtgggTCTTTCTCGGCTGGGGGTCCTGGGAAGGGCATGTACTCGCGTCTATACCTGAATGTACTCAACAAGTACCACTGGATTTACTCGGCCACAGCGTATAACCACAGTTACAGCGATAGCGGAATGTTCTGTATCCATGCGAGTGcacacccaacacag TTGAGAGACCTTGTTCAAGTTCTCGTTAAGGAATATTTCAGTCTCACAAAGGGCTTAATCTCAGAG GTGGAGCTAGCCCGCGCCAAGAAGCAGCTTCAGTCAATGCTTATGATGAATCTCGAGTCGCGTGTCATCGTGTTTGAGGACATTGGCCGCCAGGTCCTGGGTCTAGGAGAGAGAAGGTCAGCTGGCGAGCTGTACGAATGTATTG AAAACGTCACGATGGATGACATCCTTCGAGTGAGTTCCCGGATGTTAGCGTCCAAGCCCTCGGTCGCGGCCTTCGGAAACCTGACATTCCTGCCCAAGTATGAAGACATAAGTGCAGCCTTTATCAACAAGGGAACACTATCGGCAAAATCGCGATTCACACTTCCATTTAGGACTCGCTAG